The window GCTCATCGGGCACGGGATGACCGCCGGCGAAGAGGGTGATGGGGCGCTCGGCGAACTCGGCCGCCGGGTCGCCGCCGACATCCTTGGTAATGACGATACCGCCGGCCAGGTCATCACCGACCACACGCAGGGCGGCCCGCGCCATGGGCACGGCGGCCTTGCCCGCGGCCACCAGGTAGACCCGCCCCTCGTCGAGATTGATCCGTTCCGGGTTCGAGGCGGGGCCGACAAGCAGCGTCCGGCCGTCGCGCGCCAGAAAGCGACCGACGGCGGCATCGGCGTCGGCGGCGCTGATGGCCGCCGTCACCAGTCCATCGATGTGGCGGCGATAGTCGGCAAATCGGGGTTGGATGGGCGGAGTCAACAGGCTCATGGACACGGTGCAGTATACCACGCCCGGCAATCAGGCGCGATGCCGGGCTATCTAGACCGGTTCTCCCAACCACAATTCCAGATGCGCGGCGTCGTTCATCGACATCAGCCGCACATGTTCACCATCGACCACCACGCGGCTGATGGCCGTGTTGCCGCCCACCGTCAATAGCGCGTGGCCGCTGGGCGGTAACCCCAACAGGTTTACCAGGGTCGTGAGGATCAGGCCGCCGTGGCTGACGACCGCCACCGTTTGGCCCGGATGGTTTTGCAATAGCCCGGCCACCCCCGCCCTGGCGCGGGCAATCACCGCCTCCTGCACCTCGGCCCCGGGAATGCCGGTTATCGGGCCGAACATCCGCGCCGCCCACGCCTCCGGAAATTGGGCGGCGATCTCTTCCGAGGTCAACCCTTCCAGCGCGCCGAAGCCGCGCTCGCGCCATATGGCCGAGGGCGTGGGCGTCAGGCCCATTTGTTCGCCGACGATGCCCGCCGTCTCGGCCGCCCGTCGCAGGTCGGACGTGTAGATGTGGTCGATCCGCCAGGTCGCCAGACGGCGCGCCAACAGACGGGCTTGCTCCCGGCCGGATTCGGCCAGAGGGGGGTCGGCGTGCCCCTGCCAGCGCCGCAGTTCGTTCCACGTGCTCTGGGCGTGGC is drawn from Candidatus Promineifilum breve and contains these coding sequences:
- a CDS encoding histidine phosphatase family protein; protein product: MSTHLIFIRHAQSTWNELRRWQGHADPPLAESGREQARLLARRLATWRIDHIYTSDLRRAAETAGIVGEQMGLTPTPSAIWRERGFGALEGLTSEEIAAQFPEAWAARMFGPITGIPGAEVQEAVIARARAGVAGLLQNHPGQTVAVVSHGGLILTTLVNLLGLPPSGHALLTVGGNTAISRVVVDGEHVRLMSMNDAAHLELWLGEPV